The Sporosarcina sp. Marseille-Q4943 genome includes the window GTATTAAATTCACTTTTTATACTTTCAATAAATTCACAAAGCCTGTCTTCATCATTAAATTTAAATGACATTTGATTTGGATTAATAGCCCCTACTATTTCTTCAAACTCAAAGTTTGGAGTCAATATTGTTGTATAATTTTTATTCAATATCCAACAAGCTCCCATTTCATTTAAACAAGCTGCACTATCATAATAGTTTTTAGATAACACAAAAATAACCCGTCCGTTCCTATTGAGATTTCGAGCTAAGTACTCATATATATCTGCATCATTCGGTATATGGTATCCATGTAATGAGCTACATATTATATTTGGAACGTTTAAGGGGGTTAATAAATTTACTAGTTCCTTCACATATTCTCGATCTTTACTAGCATGGCTAATAAATATTGTATCTGGAACACTTTTTTGATTCACTATTTCAGACATACCTACCTCTCCTTTAACCCTTCGCCCTTACTAATTTACGATAGAATATTAAACAACCACGCCCGTTTGCGGAATGCTATGTATTAATGAAAAGTAATATATTTACTAATTATCACTATTGCTACAAAAAAAAGATGTAAGTATCACTATAAAAACTTTCTAATCTTGTCTTTAGAGTCTTCCCAGTCATTAATTAATAACTTTAAGTAATCTTCAGGTCCAATATCTGTTTTACCACCATTCAAGTCCTTTCTAAGCTCAACCATAAAGCGCGCAGCCTTAACTAAATATTCCATTTTTTCATCTTCTGTTGGGGTTTCACTTATCCCTTCTCGCAATATTAAAAAAGCCTTCATAGTTTCATCACTCCCAAATAAGAAGACCGCGTTGGCAATACTTTTAAAGCTTTCTAATAACTTTTTTTGCTTTTGTTTCTCATTATTAAGTTTTCCATATTCAAAAAAGTTCTCCACAAAGTCTTTATATCGTTCCATCTTAATTGGATGATTTTGTTCCATTGAAATATTTAGCTTCCTAATATCGTTTTTTAAATTATTTAATTTCTTTTCATAAAAATACTGTGGAATAAAACCCACACCAAGAAAACCTAAAATCAATATAACCGTTTGGGCTATTTCAACTTTACTCATTATCCCCCCTCCTTTTTCCTCAATGCTTATTTCAATATGGCCCGTTTGTTGAATTAATTGTTTAATACAGTATTCCGAATACCCTTAAATAAAGAACACTAAATATAGATTACGCATTAATGATTTGCGCATATTTTAATGTACTTTACTATTTGCCTAATTGTAGTTGCTTGAAGCGAAAGGCGGCGACTCCTGCGGGAACAGCGCGAGCTGAAGACCCTGGACTGAGCGCAGCGAGGGAAGCGGCTGAAGCCGTGCCCGCGGAAAGCGTCCGCCTGTAGCGGAAAGCAACTGCATACTATAAAGTTTAATCCATGCGCTCATGTGAAAGTGCACCGGATTGTTCCAAGTCTTCTCTTAGGAATTTGTATTCCGGGTCGGTCCAGAAACTGTCTGATGAAAGCATCTTCTCCGCATCTTGACGCGCGGTTTCGAGTGCGCGGTAGTCATGGACGAGATCGGCCATTTTGAATTCAGGCATTCCGCTTTGCTTCTTGCCGAAAAAGTCCCCTGCACCTCTCAGCTCAAGGTCTTTTTCAGCTAAGAGGAATCCGTCATTCGTCTCTGTCATCGACTGCATCCGTTCTTTCCCTTCCTCGTTTTTAGGATCAGCGAGAAGGACGCAATACGATTGGTCCGCTCCCCTGCCGACTCTTCCCCTTAATTGGTGGAGTTGGGCAAGTCCGAAACGGGTGGCGTCATAAATGAGCATGAATGTCGCATTTGGCACGTTCACTCCAACTTCAACGACAGTCGTTGAAACGAGGCAATCAATCTTCCCTTCGCTGAAGTCTCTCATGATTTCATCTTTCTCATCAGGGTGAAGTCTACCGTGCATGAGACCGACCGTATATCGGCCCGCGAAATAATGGGTGAGCTGGGAATGGACATCAACCGCATTTTGCACATCAAGCTTGTCCGATTCCTCGATGAGCGGACAAATGACATACGATTGTCGTCCTGCCTGCAGTTCCTTCTCCATTTTCCGAAGCACGGGCAATAATGAATCCTCTTTTAGCCAATAAGTTTCGATTTTCTTACGTCCAGCCGGCATTTCGTCAAGAATAGAAACATCCATTTCCCCGAAAGCGGTAATTGCCAAAGTCCGAGGGATTGGAGTCGCGGTCATGAAAAGCACGTCAGGGTTCAGTCCCTTTTCTCTGAGCACACGGCGTTGTTCAACACCGAACCGATGCTGTTCATCCGTAATGACAAGACCCAAGCTTGCAAAGCTAACGTCAGGTTGAATCAAGGCGTGCGTCCCGATCAGCAAATCGATTTCTCCGCTCTGCAACTTTTCAATGATGATTCTTCTAGCCTTCCCTTTCGTGGATCCGGAAAGGAAAGCGACTCTCACCCCGAACGGCTCAAACCATGCTGAAAGGGAGTTGGCATGCTGCTCAGCAAGAATTTCAGTCGGCGCCATAAGTGCTCCTTGAAACCCTCCGGTTATCGCTGCATATAGAGCGATTGCTGCAACGACCGTCTTTCCAGAACCTACATCTCCTTGCAGCAGCCGGTTCATCCTCGTCGGACTTTTCAATTCAGCGCAAAGCTCATTGACTACCTTTTTTTGCGCATTCGTTAGCTCGAAAGGCAACGAATCGATAAATTCTTTCAAACGTTCTAAATCATAATGAACCGGAATGCCTTTCTCCATTTCTTTGCGGATTTTTTTCATCCCGATCATCTTCAACTGAAATTTAAGTAATTCCTCATATACAAAACGGCGTCGTGCCTGTTTCACATCATTCGGCGATTTTGGGAAATGGACCATTTCAAGCGCTTCTCCGATGGATGGCAGCATGTAAGCTTCACGTAAAAATAGCGGAAGGACTTCGGCAACTTCACCGCTGCACAAATCGAGTGCCTGCCTCATATATTTACGGAATGTCTTTTGGTGCATGACATTCTTCAAACTATAGACCGGTTCAAAATCGGCGTGATCCGTTTTCGGACCTTCGCTAAAATTGCTTACATTGATCACTTGCCTGCCACGGTCCCATTTTCCGGTCACCGTTACGATCATTCCGATTGAAAGCCGGTCTTTCAAATAATGCTGGTTGAAGAAAACCGCTTTAACGAGATGATTACCGGCTAGCAGCCTGATTTGAAGACGTGATTTATTCCTCCCTAAAAAAAGAACGGAAGGCTCACTTTCGACCCTTCCTTCAATCGTGACCCGTTCATTATGCGGCGTTTCAGCTAAATCTTTCAATCTGAAATCTTCATGCCGGTACGGAAATGTATTGATCAACTCTTCAATCGTTTCAATGCTCAGTTTTTGAAGTTGTTCAGCAGATGCCTTGCCCACACCTTTCAATGTTGTGACAGCATCAAGAATTGACGGTGTCACGTGCCGTTTTATCCTTTCCGAATATCTCTGCTTCCAGCGCCTTTCCAGTAGGTGTGGCAGCTAAGCCCCCTTTTGCGGTTTCCCTTAGGGCAGAAGGCATTGATTGTCCAATTCGGTGCATCGCTTCAATCACTTCATCCGTCGGAATCCTGCTGACGACTCCAGCAAGAGCCATATCCGCTCCTACAAGAGCCTTCGCAGCTCCCATCGCATTTCGTTTCACACATGGCACTTCCACTAGGCCTGCAACCGGATCGCAGACGAGACCGAGCATGTTTTTCATAACGATTGAAAAAGCCTCTGCACTTTGCTGAGGTGTTCCGCCTGCCATCTCTACAATAGCTGCGGCAGCCATCGAAGCGGCTGATCCCGTTTCTGCTTGGCATCCTCCTGCAGCACCTGAAATCGATGCATTGTTCGCAACTACAAATCCGAATGCGCCGGAAGTGAATAAATAATTCACCATTTGTTCCCTCGTCGGGTTCAATTTGTCTTTCACCGCGAAAAGCGTTCCAGGCACAATTCCTGCAGCCCCAGCTGTAGGCGTTGCGCAAATCATACCCATTGCTGCGTTCACTTCATTTGTCGCTACCGCTTTACTGACAGCATCCAAAATAAGATCTCCTGAAAGAGATTTTCCGGACTTGATATAGTTTTGAAGAAGGACAGCATCACCGCCTGTTAAACCGGAAGTCGATTTCACTCCTTGCAGACCTTGTTCGACTGCGCTTTCCATCACTGTAAGATTATTATCCATTTGAGCGACAATCTCTTCACGGGAACGTTTTGTAATAAGCATTTCTTGTTCAATCATAATTTCAGAGATCGGTTTATTTTGTGCTTCTGCAATCGCTACCAGTTCCTTCACTGTTCCGAATAGCACTTCCATGTCTATTCCCCTCCTTAGTTCGCCAATGTTGACACTTGTGTAACATTTGGCAAAGATTTCAATTCATTTATGAGTGTTTCATCAAACATTTGGTCGACTTCAATGACCATAAGTGCCATTTTCCCTTTTTCTTTCCTGCCGACTTCCATGTGAGCAATATTCATCCCTTGTGAAGCAATGGCGTTGGAGACATTCGCAATGACACCCGCGCGATCGTCATGCACAACGAGGAGCGCCGGGAAATGTCCGGATAGTCGTAGCGGAAAGCCGTTCAACTCAGTGACTTCCATTGTTCCACCGCCGATTGAAATGCCGACAAGTTCCATTTCTCCTTGACTGTCACCGATGACAATTTTCGCTGTATTCGGATGATCCGCCTCTTCCTCTTCAGGAATGAACTCAAAAGTCATTCCGAGTGCTGCGGCATCTTCAAAAGCCGTTTTAATTCGTTCATCGAACGTGTCGTAATCCAATAATCCCCCTATAATCGCAACGTCCGTCCCATGCCCTTTATATGTTTCTGCAAAAGAACCATAGAGATGAATTCTTGCCCACGCCGGCTGGCGCCCAAACAAATCACGGGCTACCCGGCCGATCCTGGCGGCTCCCGCGGTATGTGAAGATGACGGCCCAATCATTACGGGACCGATAATTTCAAAAACCGATCTGTACTTCATATAAACTACCCCCTTATTAAAAGCCCTTCTAAAAAGACAAACGCTAACTATCATTTTACAGCAGATTACGCATAAAGACAAAATAGAAAAACGGCACCCCTTAGGTGAAGGGTACCGTCGATTTTATAATCATTCTACTGAAAGGATATATGGATAAAGCGGTTGCTTTCCGTTATACAACTCGACTTCAGTATGATCGTATGTGGACTCGATATAGTCAGCTATCTTGGTCGCTTCTTCTTCCGTTACATCCTCGCCGTAGATGATCGTCACAATTTCATCATCTTCATCGATGAGTGATGCAAGCAATGTTTTCATCACTTCATCAAGAGATGGCTTGGAGATTACGATTTTGCTGCCCGCAAGTCCCATGAAATCATCTTTTTTAATGTCGATTCCATCAATGGACGTATCTCGGATTGAATGAGTGACTTGACCGGTCTTCACGCCAGCTGCTGCTTTTGACATGACTTTTTCATTTTCCGCCACTGCTGCTTCCGGATTGAATGCGAGAATCGCAGCCAATCCCTCAGGGACGGATTTCGTCTCAACGACAGCCGCTTCAATGCCAATTACTTCCGCCGCTTGTTTTGCTGCCATGATAATATTTTTATTATTAGGCAAGATGATGACTCGCTCAGCACCGACGTCTTTAATTGCCTTGACGATATCTTCGGTTGACGGGTTCATTGTTTGTCCGCCTTCAATGACTGCAGAGGCGCCGATACTCTTTAACAGTTCGGCAATTCCTGAGCCCATTGCCACTGTCACAATTGCGTAAGGATGTGAACTCGTTTCCGCTTTTTTGGTCGAATGGCTTTCGCCAACAATGTCGATATGCTGTTGGCGCATGTTTTCAATTTTAATGTTGATGAGCGAACCATATTGTTGTGCGTAGTTCAACGCATCTCCTGGCTCCTCTGTGTGGATATGTACTTTTGCAATTTCCTCATCTGAAATGACAAGCAATGAATCCCCAAATTTACTGAGATCCAAGCGGAAGCTGCTTTCCTCAAAAGGATGCTTCTTCACTTTTTCTTCCTCAAATTTCACCATGAATTCTGTACAATATCCATATACGATATCTTCTGTGTTCATGAAACCTTGAACTCCACGATGGTGCTCTGCATTGACTAAGTCTTCCATCAAGTCCATGTTCATACGTTCAGGCAGCTCTTCACCTTTCAGACATGCCAAAAAGCCTTCATATACATAGACAAGGCCTTGTCCGCCACTATCAACGACACCGACTTCCTTCAGTACCGGAAGAAGATCAGGAGTCCTTTTCAAAGATGCTTTCGACTCTTCAACGATCGCTTCCATAACTTCAATTATGTCATTCGTCGTTTTTGCCACTTCAACGCCTTTGTTCGCTGCATCTTTGGCGACAGTCAGAATCGTTCCTTCGACCGGCTTCATGACAGCTTTGTACGCTGTCTGCACCCCATATTCCAAGGCATTGGCAAATTTCACAGAATCAAGCTTCGCTTCCTCTTCCACCGCTTTACCGAAACCGCGGAACAATTGCGATAGGATGACTCCTGAGTTCCCGCGAGCACCCATCAATAACCCTTTAGACAAAGCTTGGGCAGTCTTGCCCAAATGTGCAGATGCATGCGCTTCGGTCTCTTTTGCACCAGATGTCATGGATAAATTCATATTTGTTCCTGTGTCCCCATCAGGCACGGGAAACACGTTTAATGAATCGACATAGTCTGCATTGAGATGAAGGTGATGAGCACCCATCCTCACCATGTCGGCAAATTTCACACCATCAATAAAATTCATTGAAATGTTTTCCTCCTTCTATCAGTTCGTCACCCGAACCCCTTGAACAAATATATTCACTGAATCCACTGTTAACGATAATGTCTTTTTCAATGTATACATCACTTTGGATTGCACTTGGTATGCGACTTCAGAGATTTTCGTGCCATAGCCGATGATGACATACATATCAATATGCGTCTCATCTCCGATATTCCTTACTATGACCCCTCTAGCATAGTTCTCTTTCCCAAGGATGTCCGTAAGACCATCCCGGATCTGGTGACGCGAAGCCATGCCGACAATTCCATAGCATTCGATTGCCGCCTCTCCCACCACTTGGGCAATGACGTCGTTCGTAATATCTATCGTACCGTAATCGTTTTTCAGCTCGATTGACATGAAAGCTTCCCCTCCTGCATCCTTATTAACTAACCCCATTGTACTATACACTAAAGCAATAGAAAAGCGTTGACAAATAAACACGAATTACTTGTAAAGGATTTTCACTTGAAAGCATCAGTAAAAAAGGTTGCATGCCGTTATTTCCTGTGATAAAGTATTATGGTATGCGAATTAGATAGTGAATCGCTTAATCATTATTAGCGAGGAGGTCATAAAAAATGGCTAAAGAATGTGTAATTACTGGCCGCAAAGCACGTACGGGGAATGCTCGTTCACACGCAATGAATGCTAACAGACGTACTTGGGGAGCTAACCTTCAAAAAGTCCGTATTCTTGTAAACGGTAAACCGAAACGTGTTTGGGTATCTGCGAGAGCACTCAAATCGGGTAAAGTGCAACGCGTTTAATAGAAATGCGGAAACGACCGTTTAGGCCCGACAGGCATAAGACGGATTGGCGAAGTGGCGCTTTTTGCCACACAGCCAATATGACTTATGACCCGAGGGACTGGTCGTTGGAGCTGGACAATTAATTTTATCGCGTTCCGACAATACGACAAAAAGAAATAAAACGCCAGGCCGAAGAAGTTCAGCCTGACGTTTTTTCTTTTTTCCGTTTTCTGTTTCGTTGGCTCGCAGTAGCTTGACTTTTCGCCTTCTCTTCTTTTTGGAAGACTACCATGCATTTTCGAACAAAGCTACTTAGAAACTTCGGCATCGTAAATGTATAAACTCGCAATTCCCTTCTCCTTTCAGGAATCTGAACTTCTTACCATTAAGCATATGCCTTGCCGGAATGAGATAGTACAAACTTCTGAAATTGGTTCGTTGCTTGTAAATCTTGTCATGCCCATATCCATCCTAGCGTTGACCGTCTCATATTTGAATCCGGTCAACGTCAAGCCCTCTACTGTACTGCCGAAAGGGAAAAATGATATATAAGGCAGCTGTTCAATTCTTTTCACCCGATGGACGCCTGGATGCAACAGTGAAAGTTCATTATGGGCATTGCGAATGAGTAATGAAACATCCTTATGTTCATTCTGCATGCGGTATAATAAGTGCAATGCCGATTCGTAATGATCCAATCTACCGCCCGTGACTCCGGTCAAAATAACTTCCTTCGGATGATAGGCAATTGCACGATTCAGAGCGAGTTCCGTATCGGTCTCATCCTTTTCAGACTGGAAGGAATCAACCCGGTCCACAGTTTCTTTAATTCTGCTAAACTCTTCTTCACTTACCGAATCGAAATCTCCAATTGCTTCAGCGGGAACAATGCCTTTATCCAATAGATGAATCGCACCACGATCGACACCGATGAATATCGTCCCTTCCGTCTCATAAACCGACAGATCGGGCAATTCTTCGGATGGTCCGCCCGAACAGATTATTACCCTTTTCATCAATTGAGCACGCTTTCCCCAGCAGCTTTAATCCGTTGCAATGCTTCCGAGCGATTTTCCGCATTGTATATGGCTGATCCTGCGACTAAAATCGTTGCGCCTGCCTCTACACAAGGGATGATTGTTTCCTCGTTGATGCCTCCATCAATTTCAATGTCGATGGATAAACCTTTTTCCTTAATCAGATTTGACAACTGTTTCACTTTCGGAAGTACGGAATGAATGAATTTCTGTCCACCGAATCCTGGATTGACCGTCATGAATAACACTAGATCAACATCCTCCAAAATGTGTAAGATGTGCTCGACAGGCGTATGTGGATTCAGCACGACACCCGGCTTCACTCCGTAAGAGCGAATCAGTTGAATAGTGCGATGCAAATGCCTGCATGCCTCCACATGAACTGTTATATAATCAGCCCCAGCTTTCGCGAACTGTTCAATATATGCATCGGGATTCTCAATCATGAGATGAACATCAAGTGGAAGTTCCGTCACCGGACGCAGCGCCTCCACAACAATCGGTCCCATTGTAATATTCGGAACGAAATGCCCATCCATCACATCTATATGAATCAGTTCCGCTCCCGCTTTCTCCACTTCTTTCACTTCATCTGCCAACTTTGAAAAGTCCGCCGCTAAAATGGACGGTGCTATTTTAATCATTGTCAATACCTCGGCTTTCGGTCAGTAATCTCTTGCAAAAATTGTAAATAGTGAGTATAGCGGGACTGCAATATTTCCCCTGTCTCCACTTTCTCTTTCACTGCACATGCTGGCTCTTTCAAATGCAAACATCCTCTAAATTTGCATTCATGTGCCACATTTTCCATTTCAACAAAATAATCCCGTAGTTCCTCTTTCTCGATATGATCGAAATCAAGAGAGCTGAACCCTGGTGTATCTGCTACGAGTCCGCCTGCCACTTCCAAAAGCTCCACATGACGGGTCGTATGCCTTCCCCTTCCAAGCGCTTCCGAAATCTCGCCGGTCTTCAATGAAAGCTCTGGTATCAACGTATTGAGCAATGTCGATTTACCGACGCCGGACTGACCGGCAAGAACTGTCGTCTTCCCTGCCAAATAAGGTTGAATCAACGGGTAAAGATCCGGATCTCCTATAAAAGTAGCGATCACATCATAACCGATACTACGGTAGTAAGCAGTTGCGGATTCGGCTTGCCGAAGATCCTTTTCCTTTGCGACATCTTTCTTTGTCAGGCAGATGACCGGCTGAATGCCGGCCGATTCGATGACGGCTAGGAAACGATCCAGCAGATGAAGGCTGAAGTCAGGTTCCACGATTGAAAACACAAGCAACGCCTGGTCAATATTCGCGATAGGCGGTCTAACCAATTCACTTTTCCTTTTATGGACTTCTGTAATTGTCGCATCATTATCGCCTTCTTGGACGATTGTGACAAAATCGCCGACAAGGGGCGTTATTCCTCTGTTTCTGAAAACTCCCCTGCCTTTACATTGGACAAGATTCCCGTTCTCACTTTTCACGTAATAAAAACCGCTTATCGCTTTTCTAATTTGTCCTTCTGGCATTAAATCCCTCCTTACTGTTCAATATCCTCATAGTTGAATGTTTTATTTACAATGACTTCTGAATCTCTTTCGACTCTGTATCCGCCGCGCTGCCCTTCTTCCAATACGACTGTAATCTTTCTTTTCACGTCTTCCGTTATTGTAAATTCGGCAACCGGATCCGTCATCGAATGTTTGCTGTCTTGGATATAAATCTTGATTGTTTGCGGTTCTGGTTCCGAATTTTCATCATCGTCATCGGTAGTTGATGGTTCATATAAAATGTCAACCGTCTCCACAACAACTTTTACCGGTTTCTTCTCCTTACCTTTCGACATGATGACTTCAACTTTCGAACCTTTTTCAAGTTCGGAGTTCGCAGAAGGTTTTTGTGAAATGACATGACCTTCCTTCACACTATCAGATTCTTCTCTTCCTACGATATCGATGTTGAAGCCGGACTTATACGCGTAATCGTCCAATTCTTGCTTCGTATAATTGGATAGGTCAGCAAGTTTTTTCATCTCTTTCCCCAAACTGACTGTAAATACGATATCGGTTTCTTCCGGAACGACCTTTTCCCCGGCTTTAGGAGTCTGCTCAAGGATTTGTCCTTTCGGTGCATCATTGTGAACCCATTCCGGGCGGACGTCCCTAAATCCGAATCCATTCAGGAAATCCGCTATCGTTTCATAATCCTTACCGATGTAATCGGTAAGTTCGGTCGTTTCCTTGCCTATACTTACGTAAAGGATGACTGCCGACCCGATTTCACGTTTTTTATTTGCTTCTGGATTTGTTTTAAAAACTTGCCCGGCTGGATACTCGTCCGAGTAATCTTCCACGACTTCTTCAACGACAAATCCACTTTCCTCCATCAAGGAAACCG containing:
- a CDS encoding toll/interleukin-1 receptor domain-containing protein; translated protein: MSEIVNQKSVPDTIFISHASKDREYVKELVNLLTPLNVPNIICSSLHGYHIPNDADIYEYLARNLNRNGRVIFVLSKNYYDSAACLNEMGACWILNKNYTTILTPNFEFEEIVGAINPNQMSFKFNDEDRLCEFIESIKSEFNTTGLPTMQFVELVKLTIQNINQIAYDEKVEKRNATFNIESCRNRDGKLEVALRVINPTQDRIKIDSVIFNFKDDQQRTLMVEKNGLDLLLHKNENRIFYFGLDYGDSNYNYYRSVSQDVELRSYVDAW
- the recG gene encoding ATP-dependent DNA helicase RecG is translated as MTPSILDAVTTLKGVGKASAEQLQKLSIETIEELINTFPYRHEDFRLKDLAETPHNERVTIEGRVESEPSVLFLGRNKSRLQIRLLAGNHLVKAVFFNQHYLKDRLSIGMIVTVTGKWDRGRQVINVSNFSEGPKTDHADFEPVYSLKNVMHQKTFRKYMRQALDLCSGEVAEVLPLFLREAYMLPSIGEALEMVHFPKSPNDVKQARRRFVYEELLKFQLKMIGMKKIRKEMEKGIPVHYDLERLKEFIDSLPFELTNAQKKVVNELCAELKSPTRMNRLLQGDVGSGKTVVAAIALYAAITGGFQGALMAPTEILAEQHANSLSAWFEPFGVRVAFLSGSTKGKARRIIIEKLQSGEIDLLIGTHALIQPDVSFASLGLVITDEQHRFGVEQRRVLREKGLNPDVLFMTATPIPRTLAITAFGEMDVSILDEMPAGRKKIETYWLKEDSLLPVLRKMEKELQAGRQSYVICPLIEESDKLDVQNAVDVHSQLTHYFAGRYTVGLMHGRLHPDEKDEIMRDFSEGKIDCLVSTTVVEVGVNVPNATFMLIYDATRFGLAQLHQLRGRVGRGADQSYCVLLADPKNEEGKERMQSMTETNDGFLLAEKDLELRGAGDFFGKKQSGMPEFKMADLVHDYRALETARQDAEKMLSSDSFWTDPEYKFLREDLEQSGALSHERMD
- the sdaAA gene encoding L-serine ammonia-lyase, iron-sulfur-dependent, subunit alpha, whose product is MEVLFGTVKELVAIAEAQNKPISEIMIEQEMLITKRSREEIVAQMDNNLTVMESAVEQGLQGVKSTSGLTGGDAVLLQNYIKSGKSLSGDLILDAVSKAVATNEVNAAMGMICATPTAGAAGIVPGTLFAVKDKLNPTREQMVNYLFTSGAFGFVVANNASISGAAGGCQAETGSAASMAAAAIVEMAGGTPQQSAEAFSIVMKNMLGLVCDPVAGLVEVPCVKRNAMGAAKALVGADMALAGVVSRIPTDEVIEAMHRIGQSMPSALRETAKGGLAATPTGKALEAEIFGKDKTARDTVNS
- the sdaAB gene encoding L-serine ammonia-lyase, iron-sulfur-dependent subunit beta, translated to MKYRSVFEIIGPVMIGPSSSHTAGAARIGRVARDLFGRQPAWARIHLYGSFAETYKGHGTDVAIIGGLLDYDTFDERIKTAFEDAAALGMTFEFIPEEEEADHPNTAKIVIGDSQGEMELVGISIGGGTMEVTELNGFPLRLSGHFPALLVVHDDRAGVIANVSNAIASQGMNIAHMEVGRKEKGKMALMVIEVDQMFDETLINELKSLPNVTQVSTLAN
- a CDS encoding DAK2 domain-containing protein, which translates into the protein MNFIDGVKFADMVRMGAHHLHLNADYVDSLNVFPVPDGDTGTNMNLSMTSGAKETEAHASAHLGKTAQALSKGLLMGARGNSGVILSQLFRGFGKAVEEEAKLDSVKFANALEYGVQTAYKAVMKPVEGTILTVAKDAANKGVEVAKTTNDIIEVMEAIVEESKASLKRTPDLLPVLKEVGVVDSGGQGLVYVYEGFLACLKGEELPERMNMDLMEDLVNAEHHRGVQGFMNTEDIVYGYCTEFMVKFEEEKVKKHPFEESSFRLDLSKFGDSLLVISDEEIAKVHIHTEEPGDALNYAQQYGSLINIKIENMRQQHIDIVGESHSTKKAETSSHPYAIVTVAMGSGIAELLKSIGASAVIEGGQTMNPSTEDIVKAIKDVGAERVIILPNNKNIIMAAKQAAEVIGIEAAVVETKSVPEGLAAILAFNPEAAVAENEKVMSKAAAGVKTGQVTHSIRDTSIDGIDIKKDDFMGLAGSKIVISKPSLDEVMKTLLASLIDEDDEIVTIIYGEDVTEEEATKIADYIESTYDHTEVELYNGKQPLYPYILSVE
- a CDS encoding Asp23/Gls24 family envelope stress response protein translates to MSIELKNDYGTIDITNDVIAQVVGEAAIECYGIVGMASRHQIRDGLTDILGKENYARGVIVRNIGDETHIDMYVIIGYGTKISEVAYQVQSKVMYTLKKTLSLTVDSVNIFVQGVRVTN
- the rpmB gene encoding 50S ribosomal protein L28, with the protein product MAKECVITGRKARTGNARSHAMNANRRTWGANLQKVRILVNGKPKRVWVSARALKSGKVQRV
- a CDS encoding stage V sporulation protein SpoVM yields the protein MPKFLSSFVRKCMVVFQKEEKAKSQATASQRNRKRKKEKTSG
- a CDS encoding thiamine diphosphokinase, coding for MKRVIICSGGPSEELPDLSVYETEGTIFIGVDRGAIHLLDKGIVPAEAIGDFDSVSEEEFSRIKETVDRVDSFQSEKDETDTELALNRAIAYHPKEVILTGVTGGRLDHYESALHLLYRMQNEHKDVSLLIRNAHNELSLLHPGVHRVKRIEQLPYISFFPFGSTVEGLTLTGFKYETVNARMDMGMTRFTSNEPISEVCTISFRQGICLMVRSSDS
- the rpe gene encoding ribulose-phosphate 3-epimerase, giving the protein MIKIAPSILAADFSKLADEVKEVEKAGAELIHIDVMDGHFVPNITMGPIVVEALRPVTELPLDVHLMIENPDAYIEQFAKAGADYITVHVEACRHLHRTIQLIRSYGVKPGVVLNPHTPVEHILHILEDVDLVLFMTVNPGFGGQKFIHSVLPKVKQLSNLIKEKGLSIDIEIDGGINEETIIPCVEAGATILVAGSAIYNAENRSEALQRIKAAGESVLN
- the rsgA gene encoding ribosome small subunit-dependent GTPase A; this translates as MPEGQIRKAISGFYYVKSENGNLVQCKGRGVFRNRGITPLVGDFVTIVQEGDNDATITEVHKRKSELVRPPIANIDQALLVFSIVEPDFSLHLLDRFLAVIESAGIQPVICLTKKDVAKEKDLRQAESATAYYRSIGYDVIATFIGDPDLYPLIQPYLAGKTTVLAGQSGVGKSTLLNTLIPELSLKTGEISEALGRGRHTTRHVELLEVAGGLVADTPGFSSLDFDHIEKEELRDYFVEMENVAHECKFRGCLHLKEPACAVKEKVETGEILQSRYTHYLQFLQEITDRKPRY